One stretch of Rhizobium rhizoryzae DNA includes these proteins:
- a CDS encoding DUF6656 family protein, which translates to MEEKRKFRYFDAAALRPLLPQPKKASHSEFLRTGRISREKGDWLPDERRYLTYEEVAERTEKKLTTAGETTHERLNNVHKLIRFPKIIFSKALDERPHLGYCHVTTAKTRFDRQRPIVWSFYICNFAADIGEEEGFFQHIRTDYSRMYFAVAMQQAEDGRMQIDRSIRGNGLLFKTNDPAEALKNVLVLGAPDETVREIIRKL; encoded by the coding sequence GTGGAAGAGAAAAGGAAGTTCCGTTATTTTGATGCGGCGGCGCTCAGACCTTTGCTGCCGCAGCCTAAGAAGGCTTCTCATTCGGAATTCTTGCGCACAGGCCGGATCTCACGCGAGAAAGGCGACTGGCTGCCAGACGAGCGCCGCTATCTGACCTATGAGGAGGTAGCGGAGCGCACGGAAAAGAAGCTGACCACCGCGGGCGAGACAACCCACGAGCGGCTGAACAACGTTCACAAGCTGATCCGCTTTCCGAAGATCATTTTCAGCAAGGCGCTGGATGAGCGTCCGCATCTTGGCTACTGCCACGTCACGACAGCCAAGACGCGCTTCGATCGCCAAAGACCGATCGTCTGGTCGTTCTACATCTGCAATTTTGCAGCCGATATCGGCGAGGAAGAGGGCTTCTTCCAGCACATCCGCACCGACTACTCGCGCATGTATTTTGCCGTTGCCATGCAGCAGGCCGAAGACGGACGCATGCAGATCGATCGCAGCATTCGCGGCAATGGGCTGCTGTTCAAGACGAATGATCCGGCGGAGGCGCTGAAGAACGTGCTGGTGCTGGGTGCGCCGGACGAAACGGTTCGCGAGATCATCCGCAAGCTCTGA
- a CDS encoding L-threonylcarbamoyladenylate synthase, producing MAATIISIRSEHERALEEGVARLAEGLPIALPTETVYGLAADATNPKAVTAIYETKGRPQFNPLICHMADLAMAKDHATFDPISEKLARAFWPGPLTLVLPLRDISPIHPLATAGLDSVGVRVPKGFAGELIAAFGKPLAAPSANTSGKISPTSAEHVAEDLGDKLSLILDGGLAPVGVESTIIRVEGERVRLLRPGGIAAEEIEALLGHPVERQEGPAPTIEAPGMLASHYAPGAFVRLNAVDAQAGEALIRFAGQPVAGSEKAHAVFDLSPEGDLAEAAANLFGLLKQADATGVDKIAVGPVPDHGLGEAINDRLMRAAAPRDT from the coding sequence ATGGCTGCAACTATCATTTCCATTCGCTCCGAACATGAACGCGCGCTCGAGGAAGGCGTGGCACGGCTTGCCGAAGGGCTGCCCATCGCCTTGCCGACCGAGACCGTATACGGCCTGGCCGCGGATGCCACGAACCCGAAAGCCGTGACTGCGATCTACGAGACCAAGGGGCGTCCGCAGTTCAACCCGTTGATATGCCACATGGCAGATCTTGCCATGGCCAAGGACCATGCCACGTTCGATCCGATTTCCGAAAAGCTTGCCCGTGCGTTCTGGCCGGGGCCGCTGACGCTGGTTCTGCCGCTTCGGGATATAAGTCCCATTCATCCGTTGGCAACCGCTGGCCTCGATAGCGTTGGCGTGCGTGTGCCGAAAGGCTTTGCGGGCGAATTGATCGCCGCCTTCGGAAAACCGCTTGCAGCCCCCAGCGCCAATACATCCGGCAAGATCAGCCCCACCAGTGCGGAGCATGTGGCAGAGGATCTGGGCGACAAACTGTCCCTCATTCTGGATGGTGGCCTTGCGCCGGTCGGCGTCGAATCCACCATCATCCGCGTCGAGGGCGAGCGCGTGCGACTGCTGCGCCCCGGCGGCATTGCGGCAGAGGAGATTGAGGCGCTGCTAGGTCATCCGGTTGAGCGCCAGGAGGGTCCGGCACCGACAATCGAGGCGCCCGGAATGCTGGCTTCGCATTATGCTCCGGGGGCGTTCGTGCGGCTCAATGCCGTGGATGCGCAGGCCGGTGAGGCGCTGATCCGCTTTGCGGGTCAGCCCGTAGCGGGAAGCGAAAAGGCGCATGCCGTTTTCGATCTCAGCCCTGAAGGGGATCTTGCAGAAGCGGCTGCCAATCTGTTCGGGCTGTTGAAACAGGCTGACGCGACAGGCGTTGATAAAATTGCGGTTGGCCCTGTTCCCGACCACGGGCTTGGCGAAGCGATCAATGACCGATTGATGCGGGCTGCTGCACCGAGAGACACGTAA
- a CDS encoding FAD-binding oxidoreductase, producing MDSLPSSDLLSRFAAIVGEDNVITDEKEMAPRLSENRGLYHGRAAMVVKPASTQEVSQILALASETGTPVVPQTGNTGLVGGQTPSEDGKSIILSLERMNRIRDIDPLGNTMVVDGGCILADIQKAAEDVGRLFPLSLGSEGSCRIAGNLSTNAGGTAVLAYGNTRQLCLGLEVVLPTGEIWDGLRRLKKDNTGYDLRDLFIGAEGTLGVITGAVLKLFPRPAGHQVAFAGVPSPQAALQLFEKASNLCGTALTGFELMPRIGIDFTTRHIPGVRDPLASPHPWYVLIDISTNDSAATAETMVHQVLEQGLEAGLVEDAVIAASVAQAKAIWHMRESMSDAQKPEGGSIKHDVSVPVARIPEFMAQAETAVLAAMPGARICAFGHLGDGNIHYNISQPVGADKAAFLARWREINAIVHAIVLEKGGSISAEHGIGQLKRDELASIRPAIEIDLMRRIKRSFDPAGIMNPGKVINV from the coding sequence ATGGACAGCCTCCCCTCTTCCGACCTGCTTTCCCGCTTTGCCGCAATCGTGGGCGAAGACAATGTCATCACGGATGAGAAGGAGATGGCACCCCGCCTTTCCGAGAACCGTGGGCTCTATCACGGTCGGGCAGCCATGGTTGTCAAGCCGGCTTCAACGCAGGAGGTCTCCCAGATCCTGGCTCTGGCAAGCGAAACCGGAACGCCGGTGGTGCCGCAAACGGGCAATACCGGACTGGTCGGCGGGCAGACACCCTCGGAAGACGGCAAATCCATCATCCTGTCTCTGGAGCGTATGAATCGCATCCGCGACATCGATCCGTTGGGCAACACCATGGTGGTCGATGGCGGGTGCATTCTCGCCGATATCCAGAAGGCTGCCGAGGATGTCGGGCGGCTGTTTCCGCTCTCGCTCGGCTCCGAAGGCTCATGCCGCATTGCGGGCAATCTCTCCACCAATGCAGGCGGAACCGCCGTTCTCGCCTATGGCAATACGCGCCAGCTTTGCCTCGGGCTCGAAGTCGTCCTTCCCACCGGCGAAATATGGGACGGTCTGCGCCGCCTGAAGAAGGACAATACCGGCTATGATCTGCGAGACCTTTTCATCGGCGCGGAGGGAACGCTTGGCGTCATTACCGGTGCTGTTCTGAAGCTGTTTCCCCGCCCGGCAGGACATCAGGTGGCATTTGCGGGCGTGCCCTCACCGCAGGCTGCACTCCAGCTTTTTGAAAAGGCCTCCAACCTGTGTGGCACGGCACTGACGGGCTTTGAACTGATGCCGCGGATCGGCATAGACTTCACGACCCGCCATATTCCGGGCGTGCGCGATCCGCTCGCTTCCCCTCACCCGTGGTATGTCCTGATCGATATCTCCACCAATGATTCAGCCGCGACAGCGGAAACCATGGTGCATCAGGTTCTGGAACAGGGGCTTGAGGCGGGCCTTGTCGAGGATGCGGTCATTGCCGCTTCTGTCGCTCAGGCCAAGGCGATCTGGCACATGCGCGAAAGCATGTCGGATGCGCAGAAACCGGAAGGTGGCTCGATCAAGCACGACGTCTCCGTTCCGGTGGCGCGCATTCCCGAATTCATGGCACAAGCCGAGACGGCCGTGCTGGCCGCCATGCCGGGTGCGCGCATCTGCGCGTTCGGGCATCTGGGCGACGGCAATATTCACTACAATATCTCGCAGCCGGTCGGTGCCGACAAGGCCGCGTTTCTTGCCCGCTGGCGCGAGATCAATGCAATCGTTCATGCCATCGTACTGGAAAAGGGCGGCTCGATCTCTGCCGAGCATGGCATCGGTCAGTTGAAGCGGGACGAGCTTGCCAGTATTCGCCCGGCCATCGAAATCGATCTCATGCGCCGCATAAAGCGTTCATTCGACCCCGCCGGGATCATGAACCCCGGCAAGGTGATCAACGTCTGA
- a CDS encoding DUF1217 domain-containing protein, with product MVSTFLSYDLVNRDLYTSLNRVAKQPEISREADYYEANIAKVKTVDEFMKNDRLYNYAMKAFGLGEMTYAKAFMQKVLESDLGDETSFANRLSDSRYRQFAAAFNFNNTSSAVAQTSNQMDDVIGLYSATMDAKEESVSVEAGYFNAMMGTITSVDQLLSDDRLRSYMFTAYGLDQTYYSRDFVKGVLTSDTSDANSYINQNLKPRKDALTAENADLQAQVDAETDPDKRIALRNKIFANDKTLGTIDQYYKLADAFQFNADGTVPSGGAQTTDQSKATYELYLSNQTRVSTTTATNEDAYFKSKIGSVTKIADLSTDSRLYAYISKAFNLDGVIWSNIETALKSDLNDQTSAVYTLAQEKPGLLELAKAFNFASDGTVAAGSAQTAKQQETTSNYYFSRYDDTQDEADEQAALLYKTAMTGITSVDDFMAKPNAYEFALKAVGLDPADVSAYTLKQVLTSDLNDSKSFVYTLGDDRYLQLAKAFNFGKDGKTTSPVIAQTSATITSIGSAYTIQQTRLLKGAELTAAQSKAKEEVSYYSKQMVEIENASQFLADSRLVNVLLTSYGVDPKSVTNDFLKQVFKSDLSDPASFVNQQKNGVWAEILGSFNFDKNGNISRNVNTGVQSQGKIIEIENKYNRQTLEEQQGEANPGVRLALYFERMSPKITSAYDILGDTALLEFFRVSYSLPESFSNMDVDKQAALVEKYMTLSDLKDSDKVAKMISKFTALYDQQNSSASSSALSILNGSGAAAGISADLLYSLSQR from the coding sequence ATGGTATCGACCTTTCTCAGCTACGATCTCGTCAACCGCGATCTCTATACGAGTCTCAATCGCGTGGCCAAACAGCCCGAGATCTCGCGAGAGGCTGACTATTACGAAGCCAACATCGCCAAGGTGAAGACCGTCGATGAGTTCATGAAGAACGATCGGCTGTATAACTATGCGATGAAGGCGTTTGGTCTGGGTGAGATGACCTATGCCAAGGCCTTCATGCAGAAGGTTCTGGAAAGCGATCTCGGTGACGAGACCAGTTTTGCCAATCGCCTGAGCGACAGTCGTTACCGCCAGTTCGCAGCTGCCTTCAATTTCAACAATACAAGCTCTGCGGTGGCCCAGACATCCAACCAGATGGATGATGTCATCGGGCTCTATTCCGCGACGATGGATGCCAAGGAAGAATCCGTCTCCGTCGAGGCAGGATATTTCAACGCGATGATGGGCACGATCACCAGTGTCGATCAGTTGCTGAGCGACGACCGTCTGCGCTCCTACATGTTCACCGCCTACGGTCTGGACCAGACCTATTACTCGCGCGATTTCGTGAAGGGCGTCCTGACCAGCGATACCAGCGATGCGAACAGCTACATCAACCAGAACCTCAAGCCTCGCAAGGATGCGCTGACGGCGGAAAACGCCGATCTCCAGGCGCAGGTCGATGCCGAGACAGATCCCGATAAACGCATTGCGCTTCGCAACAAGATCTTTGCCAACGACAAGACGCTGGGTACAATCGACCAGTACTACAAGCTGGCGGATGCCTTCCAGTTCAATGCGGATGGAACGGTCCCTTCGGGTGGTGCGCAGACGACTGATCAGTCCAAGGCCACCTATGAACTCTACCTCAGCAATCAGACCCGTGTATCCACCACGACGGCCACCAATGAGGATGCCTACTTCAAGTCCAAGATCGGAAGCGTGACGAAGATCGCGGATCTTTCCACGGACAGCCGCCTCTATGCCTATATCAGCAAGGCGTTTAATCTGGACGGTGTCATCTGGTCGAACATCGAGACAGCGCTGAAAAGCGATCTCAATGACCAGACAAGCGCAGTCTATACACTGGCGCAGGAAAAGCCGGGCCTGCTGGAACTGGCAAAGGCGTTCAATTTCGCATCGGATGGAACTGTCGCAGCCGGAAGTGCACAGACGGCAAAGCAGCAGGAAACGACGTCGAACTACTACTTCAGCCGTTATGACGACACGCAGGACGAAGCCGATGAGCAGGCGGCGCTTCTTTACAAGACGGCGATGACGGGTATCACCTCTGTCGACGACTTCATGGCAAAGCCCAATGCCTATGAATTTGCACTGAAGGCGGTCGGCCTCGATCCCGCCGATGTCTCGGCCTATACGCTCAAGCAGGTGCTGACGAGCGATCTCAACGACAGCAAAAGCTTCGTCTACACGCTTGGCGACGACCGTTATCTCCAGCTCGCCAAGGCGTTCAACTTCGGCAAGGACGGCAAGACGACGTCGCCTGTCATTGCGCAGACGAGCGCCACGATCACGTCCATCGGTTCTGCTTATACCATTCAGCAGACGCGCCTGTTGAAGGGTGCGGAGCTGACGGCCGCCCAATCGAAGGCCAAGGAAGAAGTTAGCTATTATTCGAAGCAGATGGTCGAGATCGAAAACGCTTCGCAGTTTTTGGCCGATAGCCGTCTCGTCAACGTGCTGTTGACCTCCTACGGGGTCGATCCGAAGAGCGTGACCAATGATTTCCTCAAGCAGGTCTTCAAGTCGGATCTGTCTGATCCTGCGAGCTTCGTGAACCAGCAGAAGAATGGCGTCTGGGCGGAAATTCTTGGCTCGTTCAATTTCGACAAGAACGGAAACATCTCGCGCAACGTGAACACCGGCGTCCAGTCTCAGGGCAAGATCATCGAGATCGAGAACAAGTATAACCGCCAGACGCTGGAAGAGCAGCAGGGCGAAGCCAATCCGGGCGTTCGTCTGGCGCTCTACTTCGAGCGTATGTCGCCGAAGATCACCTCTGCCTATGATATCCTGGGCGATACGGCGCTTCTGGAGTTCTTCCGCGTGTCCTACTCTCTGCCGGAAAGCTTCAGCAACATGGACGTCGACAAGCAGGCGGCCCTCGTCGAGAAGTACATGACCTTGTCCGATCTCAAGGATAGCGACAAGGTCGCCAAGATGATCAGCAAATTCACGGCGCTCTACGACCAGCAGAATTCCAGCGCAAGCTCGTCAGCTCTCTCCATCCTGAACGGAAGCGGCGCCGCTGCCGGCATCAGCGCAGACCTGTTGTATTCGCTCTCGCAGCGTTGA